The Deltaproteobacteria bacterium genome has a segment encoding these proteins:
- a CDS encoding polysaccharide deacetylase family protein — MGKTDPVAPVQVTVFPLSIAVLAGITAIQISVVLFFVSPSMFVVPLSVFIILCLVAPFFPGLWFFMPVITHGAKQKIAVALTFDDGPSPETTPLLLNLLDKYGLHATHFVIGAKAASYPDLIEGILSKGHDLGNHSMNHDVFLMLKSSKVLGEEIIQCQRVLAAYGVRPLMFRPPAGIVNPRLWPVLLRQGLYCITFSRRGRDFGNRRMQGIARRILRHVKAGDVVMLHDCTPKTKEQIDHWLRETEDLIKGILSKGFKIIPLSDLIGRPVMVPAGEGNSSNPTAAFYDGIAGSYDDEQQGTLVAISRKPEHDAVIKRLPGFVRPSDSVLEIGPGTGMYTLELARMAKEVMAVDVSVRMLKILEHKAVHKHLTNIKYVRGDIQEISLDRRFNHICAFSSLEYVPDIAALIKLLSDHLEQEGTLYFTTAHRTFFRFWTQVGNAMRQGVWLHARSIPGIRRALLQAGLTPVVIQTHGLNLGFSNRVFLGGVLLEVMAKKT; from the coding sequence ATGGGAAAAACTGATCCAGTAGCACCTGTGCAGGTAACAGTGTTTCCGCTTTCCATCGCAGTACTTGCAGGCATCACAGCCATCCAGATTTCGGTCGTTCTTTTTTTTGTATCGCCTTCCATGTTTGTTGTGCCCCTGTCAGTGTTCATCATCCTTTGTTTAGTCGCACCGTTTTTCCCGGGATTATGGTTCTTTATGCCAGTTATTACCCATGGGGCTAAACAGAAAATTGCCGTGGCACTCACCTTTGATGACGGACCGTCTCCGGAAACCACACCGCTCCTGCTAAACCTGCTGGATAAATACGGTCTCCATGCCACGCACTTCGTGATAGGTGCAAAAGCTGCGTCTTATCCGGATCTCATAGAGGGGATACTTTCCAAGGGGCATGATCTCGGAAATCACTCAATGAACCATGACGTTTTTCTGATGCTGAAATCCTCAAAAGTCCTCGGAGAAGAGATTATACAATGTCAGCGTGTGCTGGCAGCATACGGTGTCCGTCCGCTCATGTTCAGACCGCCGGCCGGTATCGTGAACCCGAGGTTGTGGCCAGTGCTTCTGAGACAAGGTTTATACTGCATTACATTCTCCCGCCGCGGCCGGGACTTTGGGAACCGGAGGATGCAGGGGATTGCCCGCAGAATCCTCAGACATGTAAAGGCAGGGGATGTTGTTATGCTGCATGATTGCACACCCAAAACAAAAGAACAGATCGATCACTGGCTCAGGGAAACCGAGGATTTAATAAAAGGAATACTGTCAAAGGGGTTTAAAATTATCCCGCTTTCAGATTTGATCGGGCGGCCAGTTATGGTCCCTGCCGGAGAAGGCAACAGTTCCAATCCCACAGCCGCATTTTACGACGGTATAGCAGGATCGTATGATGATGAACAGCAGGGTACATTGGTTGCGATCTCAAGGAAACCGGAACATGACGCGGTAATAAAGAGACTACCGGGTTTTGTCCGGCCATCGGACAGTGTTCTTGAGATCGGCCCGGGCACAGGCATGTACACGCTTGAGCTGGCACGCATGGCAAAAGAGGTCATGGCAGTTGACGTGTCCGTCAGGATGCTGAAAATCCTTGAACATAAGGCAGTACACAAGCATTTGACGAATATAAAATATGTAAGGGGCGATATCCAGGAAATCTCTCTGGACAGAAGGTTTAATCATATCTGTGCGTTTTCATCTTTGGAGTATGTCCCGGACATTGCAGCCCTGATTAAACTATTATCAGATCATCTTGAACAAGAAGGCACATTATATTTTACTACAGCACACCGGACTTTTTTTCGTTTCTGGACACAGGTTGGCAATGCAATGCGGCAGGGGGTATGGCTTCACGCAAGGAGCATACCCGGGATCAGGAGGGCCCTTCTGCAAGCCGGGCTTACACCAGTAGTCATACAAACCCATGGATTGAATCTGGGATTCAGCAATAGAGTATTCCTTGGGGGGGTCCTCCTTGAGGTCATGGCAAAAAAGACATAG
- a CDS encoding bifunctional riboflavin kinase/FAD synthetase: MNVLNNINKNSTLDGCVLTIGNFDGVHVGHRYILKEAISKARLLGAVPVVMTFEPHPYKFFNHDEKYYLLLPYEEKYDMIKEIGIETIVVTDFTSSFATLSPHEYARRILKELINPSTIIVGNNFTFGRMASGDVSLLKTFASEFGFNVNIVYPYIVDGRVVSSSKIREYLKYGQIEDAARFLGYKPYIKGRVVTGTHRGTNILGCPTANIETGWELIPQNGVYVVKAIVNNQSYNAVANIGLNPTFGGHELKIEVHILDFNKNIVGEYVKVEFIHKIRDEERFSSAEELKQKILNDIKTAKNIFSSEIGTSKIKVRV, translated from the coding sequence ATGAACGTTCTTAACAATATAAATAAAAACAGTACACTCGACGGGTGTGTACTGACAATAGGTAATTTCGACGGTGTGCATGTTGGCCACAGATATATACTCAAAGAAGCAATTTCTAAGGCAAGGCTACTTGGCGCAGTTCCTGTTGTTATGACATTTGAACCTCATCCCTATAAATTTTTTAACCACGATGAAAAATACTATCTCCTTCTGCCTTACGAGGAAAAGTATGACATGATAAAAGAGATAGGCATAGAGACTATTGTTGTCACAGATTTCACAAGTTCCTTTGCAACACTCTCACCTCATGAGTATGCAAGAAGGATACTAAAAGAACTTATCAATCCCTCTACAATCATCGTGGGTAATAATTTTACATTCGGCAGGATGGCAAGCGGGGATGTATCACTTTTAAAAACATTCGCCAGTGAATTTGGTTTTAATGTAAATATTGTTTACCCCTATATTGTAGACGGAAGGGTTGTATCAAGTTCAAAGATCAGGGAATACTTGAAATATGGACAGATTGAAGATGCCGCGCGGTTTCTTGGTTATAAGCCTTATATAAAAGGTAGGGTCGTAACAGGCACGCACCGCGGCACAAATATTCTCGGATGTCCGACGGCTAACATAGAAACCGGATGGGAGCTTATTCCACAAAACGGCGTCTACGTTGTAAAGGCAATAGTAAATAATCAAAGCTACAATGCCGTAGCAAACATAGGTTTGAATCCAACTTTCGGGGGACATGAATTAAAAATTGAAGTACACATACTCGATTTCAATAAAAACATTGTTGGTGAATATGTAAAAGTAGAATTTATTCATAAGATAAGGGATGAAGAACGGTTCTCGAGTGCGGAAGAGCTAAAACAAAAGATCCTAAACGATATAAAAACTGCAAAAAACATATTTTCATCTGAGATCGGTACATCCAAAATAAAGGTTCGTGTATGA
- a CDS encoding phosphopentomutase, whose product MLKFIKKIIVIVLDGAGIGEMPDACDYGDAGSNTLVNIAKAVNGLSLPNMYKLGLANIVDFPFRFPEPYPEGFFGKAMEQSKGKDTTTGHWEIMGLITTEPFRVFTHGFPDEIIKRFEAAIGKRVIGNKPASGTVILEELGEQHIKTGMPIVYTSADSVFQIAAHENVIPVNELYDYCNIARKMLNSYNVGRVIARPFVGTRGHFKRTSRRKDFSIPPGSDTVLDILKNHGLDVIGIGKIGDIFAGKGLTDSIHSTDNNDGINKTIEAYRTIEHGIVFTNLVDFDTLYGHRNDVRGFKNALEEFDTRLKDLINIMDEQSMMIITADHGCDPTTQGTDHSREYIPILVYMNGIKGKSLGIRSSFTDIGKTILKSFSIHGDIKGTDFFDTIIQDRL is encoded by the coding sequence ATGTTAAAGTTTATAAAGAAAATAATTGTTATTGTGCTTGACGGTGCCGGCATAGGTGAAATGCCGGATGCATGCGACTATGGAGATGCAGGCAGCAATACACTTGTAAACATAGCAAAGGCAGTAAATGGTCTGAGTTTGCCTAACATGTATAAACTCGGGCTTGCAAATATTGTTGATTTCCCCTTCCGGTTTCCGGAACCATATCCGGAAGGTTTTTTCGGCAAGGCAATGGAACAATCAAAAGGTAAGGATACAACAACAGGGCACTGGGAAATAATGGGTCTCATAACCACAGAACCGTTCAGGGTATTTACACACGGTTTCCCCGATGAAATCATAAAACGGTTTGAAGCGGCCATCGGTAAAAGGGTTATAGGTAACAAACCCGCATCTGGAACGGTAATACTTGAAGAACTCGGAGAGCAGCATATAAAAACGGGTATGCCTATTGTTTATACATCCGCTGACAGCGTGTTCCAGATAGCGGCACATGAGAATGTGATCCCTGTCAACGAGTTATACGATTATTGTAATATCGCGAGAAAGATGCTAAACTCTTACAATGTCGGTAGGGTCATAGCAAGGCCATTTGTAGGCACTCGGGGTCATTTTAAAAGAACATCACGCAGAAAAGATTTTTCAATACCACCAGGTTCGGACACCGTTCTTGATATATTAAAGAATCACGGGCTTGATGTTATCGGTATAGGTAAGATAGGAGACATATTTGCAGGTAAAGGCTTAACAGATTCCATCCATTCGACCGATAATAATGATGGAATAAACAAAACTATCGAGGCTTACAGAACAATCGAACATGGTATTGTTTTTACAAACCTTGTTGATTTTGATACTCTATACGGTCATAGGAATGATGTACGGGGTTTTAAGAATGCACTTGAGGAGTTTGATACGCGATTAAAGGATCTTATAAATATAATGGATGAGCAATCGATGATGATAATAACCGCTGATCACGGGTGCGATCCGACAACTCAGGGAACAGATCATTCGAGAGAGTATATACCGATTCTTGTTTACATGAATGGAATAAAAGGTAAATCTCTCGGGATAAGATCAAGTTTTACCGATATAGGAAAAACAATATTAAAGAGTTTTTCAATACACGGAGACATAAAAGGAACCGATTTCTTTGATACCATTATTCAGGATAGGCTATGA
- the aroE gene encoding shikimate dehydrogenase, protein MTEILGIVGHPLGHSVSVPMQMSAIFKLGMDYVYMSFDIMPQDLSFAVQQFKHEGLKGFNVTIPYKEAIIPYLDDMDVKAHQIGAVNTVNREDGKLKGYNTDWLGYIHSLKQELDFNPSGKRAIIIGAGGASKAVAFALLESGINFLLIVNRSIARAESLSKHLGTYFKASDIRVLPLDRINEVSNNRYDLIVNTTSVGMKESGSINIDFSRLKKDVIVSDIVYNPIETPFLKSAKQYGLKTHNGTGMLLYQGMESFRIWTGITPPIDVMREAMLNALKEHELL, encoded by the coding sequence ATGACGGAGATACTGGGTATAGTTGGTCATCCACTCGGCCATAGCGTATCCGTTCCCATGCAGATGTCTGCCATTTTCAAACTCGGTATGGACTATGTGTATATGAGCTTTGATATAATGCCGCAGGATCTATCCTTTGCCGTTCAACAATTCAAGCACGAAGGCTTAAAAGGTTTTAATGTAACCATCCCGTATAAAGAAGCAATCATTCCGTACCTTGATGATATGGATGTTAAAGCCCATCAAATAGGTGCCGTAAATACGGTGAACAGGGAAGATGGAAAGCTAAAAGGCTATAACACGGATTGGCTCGGGTACATACATTCACTAAAACAGGAACTTGATTTTAATCCATCGGGCAAGCGTGCAATTATTATAGGAGCCGGAGGGGCATCAAAAGCAGTGGCATTCGCATTACTTGAGTCAGGGATAAATTTTTTGCTCATAGTTAACAGAAGCATAGCCCGTGCAGAATCACTTTCAAAACATCTCGGAACATACTTTAAAGCCTCCGATATACGGGTGCTCCCGCTTGATCGTATAAATGAGGTATCGAATAACCGGTATGACCTTATTGTTAATACTACATCGGTTGGAATGAAAGAAAGCGGCAGTATCAATATAGACTTCTCAAGATTAAAAAAGGATGTAATAGTATCCGACATTGTTTATAACCCGATAGAAACACCCTTTTTAAAATCAGCAAAACAATATGGATTAAAAACGCACAATGGCACTGGTATGCTCTTATATCAGGGGATGGAAAGCTTCAGGATCTGGACAGGCATTACACCACCTATTGACGTTATGCGTGAAGCAATGCTTAATGCACTAAAAGAGCATGAACTATTGTGA